The nucleotide window GTACTGAACTCCTTATCGGAGGATTACCGGACCATTGTCATAATGAGGGATATCCAGGGTTATTCCTATGAAGAAATATCTTTTTTCCTGGAATGTTCTCTGGGGACCGTTAAGTCAAGGCTCAACAGGGCACGTAATGCATTAAAGGAAAAGCTGCTGGAACGCAGGGATTTATTTACGGGGACTCATGTGGAGGCCATTGAGAGGGGGTAGGGAGATGCAGTGCAGTGAAATAAGAGAGTTGTTATCGGCATATATTGATGGTGTCCTGGATACTAATGAAAACACAGCAGTCAAAGAGCATCTCAGGACCTGCAGCGAGTGCTCCCGGGATTTGGCTGACTTACAGGAGACCATCAGGCTGCTCCGTTCCCTTGGTGACATCAGGCCTCCGGAAGGTTTTCGCCAAGAATTAAGGGGAAAACTGGAGAAAGAGCCGCTGCCTGCCGGCAGTATTAAAAATCTCTTTTGGACCCAAAAAGCCCGCCGCTGGATCGCCGGACCTGGAAAGTACCTGGCAGCTTCATTTATAATTATCGGTCTGGGGCTGAGTACGGGGATTTATAACCTCCTCCAGTCTGGAATACTGCCTAAAAGTGCGTCATATGAAATGGCTCTGGAACAAAAGACGGAATCCGGTACAGACCGGGCAGCGCTGGAATCTGTGCCTCAAAACGGTAAAGAAAAGAGCATTGCGGAAATTCCTGCCGGAGAATCAGACACGGTATCTTCTACTGCCAGGAACCCGCAGGCCGAACAGAATGAAGGGTTTATTGCAGGGGCGCCTGCAGATATAGCTCTGAGAAAAGCCCTGGCGCCTGAGGGGAAAGGCGGAGGGACCGTTGATCCTGCAGCGGACCAAACTGCCGGAAATTCTATCAATTACTCTGCTGCCAATCCGGAGACAACAGTTTTAAGGAGCAGCTATCAGGAAGGCGCTTCACAGGATAGCATTACCGACCAACCGCAGCAGCCCTTCATGAAGAGTTCAGAAATATTGATTACAGCCATGGAGACTCCGGAATCGGGAACCACAACTTCAGAGGCTTATCCTGAATCTCCTGAAGAAAGTGCAGGAAGTGTATTAATAACTCCAAATTACGATTCAGGTGCAAGTAAAAACAGCGAAAAATCTGTTAGTGTTTCCGAGGATGCGGCTTTGTCCAACAATGGCATAAAAGGAGAAATAGACCAGGAGGCCGCTAAAGATGGTTTCCTCAGTATAGAAGTCAGTAATTATAAGGAGTTTGAACCAAAGCTGACAGGGCTTGTGGACCGGTTCAACGGTTCTGTCGAAAGTTCCACCAGCCTTACAGGAGAGTTGGTTAATGCCGGATTTGTTATCAGGGTTCCGGCAAACAGCTTTAACGAAATGCTGGGCAAGATTGAAGCCCTCGGGAAGGTTGCCGGGAAGCAGGTTTCCGACAGGGATATGTCTACAGAGATTGATGAGTCCCAGTCCAGAATGGATAACCTCCGGAATGAGGAGGAGCGCCTGCTGGGGCTGGTAGATAAGGCGAACTCCCTCGATGAGGCGCTGACTCTTGAAAAGGAACTGGCACGGGTCAGGGATGAGAGTGAACTAATTCAGGGCAAGTTAAACACTCTTAATGAATCCGGCCAATTTTCCCTGATCAGGCTTGATATCAGAGAAGCAGCGCCTGCAGAGGCTGAGCCGGTTCCGGAGAAAAGCGCAGCCGGGTGGCTTCTCCCGATAGCGCTGATTATTGCCGGGATTGGCGGTGTAATTTACTATTTCCGTATCAGGAGAGCTGAACCATAGGCTTGCGAAAGGCCGATAATTGGAAGGTTTCAGACGGGTAAATTGTGGATTTTGCGGTAAATATTATGGCGGGGCGCTGCCGGGAAATTTCCGGTGCAAGTACCCCGCCATAATATTATGCTTATTTCCCGGGCTGTGTTGCAGGTATTTTCCCATATTACGGTGAAAATACTATAAAATTATGGCGGGTTCACGCCCATGGGAGGAAACGTAATGAAAGATAAAACCAGGTTGATGATTTTAGATGGGAACAGCCTCATTTACAGGGCATTTTATGCTATACCGCTGTTAACCAGCAGTGAAGGGGAGTTCACAAATGCGGTTTATGGTTTTATGAATATGCTGATGAAGGTTCTCAGTGATGAAAAACCGGGTTGTATTGCGGTTGCCTTTGATAAAGGGAAGGTAACCTTTAGGAATGAAAAATTTGACCAATACAAGGGCACCCGGA belongs to Phosphitispora fastidiosa and includes:
- a CDS encoding DUF4349 domain-containing protein; translated protein: MQCSEIRELLSAYIDGVLDTNENTAVKEHLRTCSECSRDLADLQETIRLLRSLGDIRPPEGFRQELRGKLEKEPLPAGSIKNLFWTQKARRWIAGPGKYLAASFIIIGLGLSTGIYNLLQSGILPKSASYEMALEQKTESGTDRAALESVPQNGKEKSIAEIPAGESDTVSSTARNPQAEQNEGFIAGAPADIALRKALAPEGKGGGTVDPAADQTAGNSINYSAANPETTVLRSSYQEGASQDSITDQPQQPFMKSSEILITAMETPESGTTTSEAYPESPEESAGSVLITPNYDSGASKNSEKSVSVSEDAALSNNGIKGEIDQEAAKDGFLSIEVSNYKEFEPKLTGLVDRFNGSVESSTSLTGELVNAGFVIRVPANSFNEMLGKIEALGKVAGKQVSDRDMSTEIDESQSRMDNLRNEEERLLGLVDKANSLDEALTLEKELARVRDESELIQGKLNTLNESGQFSLIRLDIREAAPAEAEPVPEKSAAGWLLPIALIIAGIGGVIYYFRIRRAEP